One part of the Streptomyces nigra genome encodes these proteins:
- a CDS encoding site-2 protease family protein — translation MTTALSRHSERRISPVFLGIVAVTAVTGWATWTGFAEKPGLAVFLFVTAAWIVSLCLHEYAHARTALHSGDISVGAKGYLTLNPMKYTHALLSIVLPVVFVIMGGIGLPGGAVFIERGRIRGRWRHSLISAAGPLTNVLFAVVCAAPFWLGALDGVPADFRFALAFLALLQVTAAILNFLPVPGLDGYGVIEPWLSHNVRRQVEPFAPFGLLFVFALLWVPEVNGVFFDMIDAVLRGLGIGEIDTYCGYDLFRFWRDGNELCQVIR, via the coding sequence ATGACCACCGCCCTCAGCCGTCACAGCGAACGGCGGATCAGCCCCGTGTTCCTCGGGATCGTCGCCGTGACCGCGGTGACGGGGTGGGCCACCTGGACCGGGTTCGCGGAGAAGCCGGGTCTCGCGGTGTTCCTGTTCGTGACGGCCGCCTGGATCGTGTCGCTGTGCCTGCACGAGTACGCGCACGCGCGCACGGCGCTGCACAGCGGTGACATCTCCGTCGGCGCGAAGGGCTACCTCACGCTGAACCCGATGAAGTACACGCACGCCCTGCTGAGCATCGTCCTGCCGGTCGTCTTCGTGATCATGGGCGGTATCGGTCTGCCCGGCGGCGCGGTGTTCATCGAGCGCGGGCGGATCAGGGGCCGCTGGCGGCACAGCCTGATCTCGGCGGCCGGACCGCTGACGAACGTGCTGTTCGCCGTCGTGTGCGCGGCCCCGTTCTGGCTGGGCGCGCTGGACGGCGTCCCCGCCGACTTCCGGTTCGCGCTGGCGTTCCTGGCGCTGCTCCAGGTGACGGCGGCGATCCTGAACTTCCTGCCGGTGCCGGGCCTGGACGGCTACGGGGTGATCGAGCCCTGGCTGTCGCACAACGTCCGGCGCCAGGTGGAGCCGTTCGCACCGTTCGGCCTGCTGTTCGTCTTCGCGCTGCTGTGGGTGCCCGAGGTCAACGGCGTGTTCTTCGACATGATCGACGCCGTGCTGCGCGGCCTGGGCATCGGCGAGATCGACACCTACTGCGGCTACGACCTGTTCCGCTTCTGGCGGGACGGGAACGAGCTGTGCCAGGTCATCCGGTGA
- a CDS encoding MFS transporter: MTDDSPAGAAPVSRLRALLPDLTPWRASADFRKVWLAGLVSTFGSFLTFVALPVQIKELTGSAAAVGAIGAVELVPLIVCGLYGGALADALDKRGLIVWTEAGQAVLSAALLLNALLPRPAVWPLYVVAALSSALVSVQRPALDALLPRIVAHDQLPAAASLNALRWQVGGVAGPALAGVVVAYAGLGWAYAADLVTFVVSVLFVIGLASSPPSHEAAKPSLRAIAEGARYAWSRKELLGTYVIDIAAMLFALPLAVLPFLADELGAPWALGLMYAAVPAGAMLVSLTSGWTARVHRHGRAVVLAAALWGAAITAAGLSHDVWLVLLFLTLGGAADMVSGLFRGVMWNQTIPDELRGRLAGIELLSYSVGPQLGQTYMGGVAAWKGVRTSVWSGGLLCVGAVGLLALCLPKLMTYDARTNEHAVRQRERRAEAAAAPPVPAEG; encoded by the coding sequence GTGACCGACGACTCCCCCGCCGGCGCGGCGCCCGTGTCGCGGCTGCGCGCCCTGCTCCCCGATCTCACGCCCTGGCGGGCGTCCGCCGACTTCCGCAAGGTGTGGCTGGCGGGGCTGGTCTCCACCTTCGGCAGCTTTCTGACGTTCGTGGCGCTGCCCGTGCAGATCAAGGAGCTGACGGGGTCGGCCGCGGCGGTCGGCGCGATCGGCGCGGTGGAGCTGGTGCCGCTGATCGTGTGCGGGCTGTACGGCGGCGCGCTCGCCGACGCCCTCGACAAGCGCGGGCTGATCGTGTGGACGGAGGCCGGTCAGGCCGTGCTGAGCGCGGCGCTGCTGCTGAACGCGCTGCTGCCGCGGCCCGCCGTGTGGCCGCTGTATGTCGTGGCCGCCCTGTCGTCGGCGCTGGTGTCGGTGCAGCGCCCGGCGCTGGACGCCCTGCTGCCCCGGATCGTCGCCCACGACCAGCTGCCGGCCGCCGCGTCCCTGAACGCGCTGCGCTGGCAGGTCGGCGGGGTGGCCGGTCCCGCGCTGGCCGGTGTGGTCGTCGCGTACGCGGGGCTCGGCTGGGCGTACGCGGCGGACCTGGTGACGTTCGTGGTCTCGGTGCTGTTCGTGATCGGCCTGGCGTCCTCGCCGCCCTCGCACGAGGCGGCGAAGCCGTCCCTGCGGGCGATCGCCGAGGGCGCCCGGTACGCGTGGAGCCGCAAGGAGCTGCTGGGCACGTACGTCATCGACATCGCGGCGATGCTCTTCGCGCTGCCGCTGGCCGTCCTGCCCTTCCTCGCCGACGAGTTGGGCGCCCCCTGGGCGCTGGGTCTGATGTACGCCGCCGTCCCGGCCGGCGCGATGCTGGTGAGTCTGACGAGCGGCTGGACCGCGCGGGTGCACCGGCACGGGCGGGCCGTGGTGCTGGCGGCGGCTCTGTGGGGCGCGGCGATCACGGCGGCCGGGCTGTCCCACGACGTGTGGCTGGTGCTGCTGTTCCTGACGCTGGGCGGCGCGGCGGACATGGTCAGCGGACTGTTCCGCGGGGTGATGTGGAACCAGACGATCCCCGACGAGCTGCGGGGCCGGCTCGCCGGGATCGAGCTTCTGTCGTACTCGGTGGGACCGCAGCTCGGCCAGACCTACATGGGTGGCGTCGCCGCGTGGAAGGGCGTGCGGACGTCGGTGTGGTCGGGCGGGCTGCTGTGCGTGGGCGCGGTGGGGCTGCTGGCGCTGTGCCTGCCGAAGCTGATGACGTACGACGCGCGGACGAACGAGCACGCGGTACGGCAGCGCGAGCGGCGGGCCGAAGCGGCGGCGGCCCCACCGGTGCCGGCGGAGGGTTGA
- the map gene encoding type I methionyl aminopeptidase — MSGQSLLVPGELSPTRSVPGAIRRPEYVGKPAPTPYTGPEVQTPETIEAMRVAGRIAARAMAEAAKLIAPGVTTDELDKVAHEYMCDHGAYPSTLGYRGFPKSLCTSVNEVICHGIPDSTVLRDGDIVNLDVTAYIGGVHGDNNATYLVGDVDEESRLLVERTRESLNRAIKAVKPGRQINVIGRVIESYAKRFGYGVVRDFTGHGINSSFHSGLIIPHYDSPHATTVIQPGMTFTIEPMLTLGTHEYDMWDDGWTVVTKDRKRTAQFEHTLVVTETGTEILTLP, encoded by the coding sequence ATGTCTGGCCAGTCGCTGCTCGTTCCCGGGGAGCTCTCCCCCACCCGTTCCGTACCCGGCGCCATCCGCCGCCCCGAGTACGTCGGCAAGCCCGCGCCCACCCCGTACACGGGGCCGGAGGTGCAGACGCCGGAGACCATCGAGGCGATGCGCGTCGCCGGGCGGATCGCGGCCCGCGCGATGGCCGAGGCGGCGAAGCTGATCGCGCCCGGCGTGACGACGGACGAGCTGGACAAGGTGGCGCACGAGTACATGTGCGACCACGGCGCCTACCCGTCGACGCTCGGCTACCGCGGTTTCCCGAAGTCCCTGTGCACGTCCGTCAACGAGGTCATCTGCCACGGCATCCCGGACTCGACGGTGCTGCGGGACGGCGACATCGTCAACCTCGACGTGACGGCGTACATCGGCGGTGTGCACGGCGACAACAACGCCACGTACCTGGTCGGTGACGTGGACGAGGAGAGCCGGCTGCTGGTGGAGCGCACCCGCGAGTCGCTGAACCGCGCGATCAAAGCGGTCAAGCCGGGCCGCCAGATCAACGTCATCGGCCGAGTGATCGAGTCCTACGCCAAGCGCTTCGGCTACGGCGTGGTGCGGGACTTCACGGGCCACGGCATCAACTCGTCGTTCCACTCGGGCCTGATCATCCCGCACTACGACAGCCCGCACGCGACGACGGTCATCCAGCCGGGGATGACGTTCACGATCGAGCCGATGCTGACGCTGGGCACCCATGAGTACGACATGTGGGACGACGGCTGGACCGTCGTCACGAAGGACCGCAAGCGCACCGCGCAGTTCGAGCACACGCTGGTCGTGACGGAGACGGGCACGGAGATCCTGACCCTGCCCTGA
- the npdG gene encoding NADPH-dependent F420 reductase: MTSSDSAQQSAGTPAKAPAKDPWDLPDVSGLVVGVLGGTGPQGKGLAYRLAQAGQKVIIGSRAAERAQAAAEELGHGVEGADNAETARRSDIVIVAVPWDGHGKTLESLREELTGKLVVDCVNPLGFDKKGAYALKPEEGSAAEQAAALLPDSRVTAAFHHLSAVLLQDPEIDRIDTDVMVLGEERADVEIVQALAGRIPGMRGVFAGRLRNAHQVESLVANLISVNRRYKAHAGLRVTDV, encoded by the coding sequence ATGACCTCTAGCGACAGCGCACAGCAGTCCGCCGGAACCCCCGCGAAGGCGCCGGCCAAGGACCCCTGGGACCTCCCCGACGTCTCCGGGCTCGTCGTCGGTGTGCTCGGCGGCACCGGACCGCAGGGCAAGGGCCTCGCGTACCGGCTCGCCCAGGCCGGCCAGAAGGTGATCATCGGCTCGCGGGCCGCCGAGCGCGCCCAGGCCGCCGCCGAGGAGCTCGGACACGGCGTCGAGGGCGCCGACAACGCCGAGACCGCGCGCCGCAGCGACATCGTGATCGTCGCCGTGCCGTGGGACGGCCATGGCAAGACCCTGGAGTCCCTGCGCGAGGAGCTGACCGGCAAGCTCGTCGTCGACTGCGTCAATCCGCTCGGCTTCGACAAGAAGGGCGCCTACGCCCTCAAGCCCGAGGAGGGCAGTGCCGCCGAGCAGGCCGCCGCCCTGCTGCCGGACTCCCGGGTCACCGCGGCCTTCCACCATCTGTCGGCCGTCCTGCTGCAGGACCCGGAGATCGACCGCATCGACACCGACGTGATGGTCCTCGGCGAGGAGCGGGCCGACGTGGAGATCGTCCAGGCGCTGGCCGGCCGTATCCCCGGGATGCGCGGCGTCTTCGCGGGACGGCTGCGCAACGCCCACCAGGTGGAGTCGCTCGTCGCGAACCTGATCTCGGTGAACCGCCGCTACAAGGCGCACGCGGGACTCCGTGTCACGGACGTATGA